The following coding sequences lie in one Amycolatopsis cihanbeyliensis genomic window:
- a CDS encoding carbohydrate ABC transporter permease: protein MSETVTDAPATPAKPKGKPALSEGKKAERRLALLLCAPAVLVILAVAAWPIIYSIWLSLQRYDMRFPEERQFIGLDNYVAVLSDSYWWTAFGTTMFLTIVSVALELVLGMALALIMHRTLLARGMIRTVSLIPYGIVTVAAAFSWYYAWTPDVGYLANLLAEGAPLAERWTSLFVIVLAEVWKTTPFMALLLMAGLALVPDDLLKAAAMDGANAWQRFIKVMVPVMKPAILVALLFRTLDAFRIFDNIFVLTGGQNDTSSVSMITYNNLLQGLNMGIGSTMSVLIFVAVALIAFIFIKLFGTAAPGSDQGGKR, encoded by the coding sequence GTGAGTGAGACGGTCACCGACGCTCCGGCCACTCCCGCGAAACCCAAGGGCAAACCGGCACTCAGCGAGGGCAAAAAGGCGGAGCGCAGGCTGGCGCTGCTGCTGTGCGCACCCGCCGTGCTGGTGATTCTCGCGGTGGCGGCCTGGCCGATCATCTACTCGATCTGGCTGTCCCTGCAGCGGTACGACATGCGCTTCCCGGAGGAACGCCAGTTCATCGGGCTGGACAACTACGTCGCCGTGCTGTCCGACTCCTACTGGTGGACCGCGTTCGGCACGACCATGTTCCTCACCATCGTCTCGGTGGCGCTCGAGCTGGTGCTCGGTATGGCGCTGGCGCTGATCATGCACCGCACGTTGCTCGCCCGTGGCATGATCCGCACCGTCTCGCTGATCCCGTACGGGATCGTGACGGTGGCGGCGGCGTTCTCCTGGTACTACGCCTGGACCCCGGACGTCGGGTACCTGGCGAACCTGCTCGCGGAGGGCGCGCCGCTCGCCGAACGATGGACCTCGCTGTTCGTCATCGTCCTGGCCGAGGTGTGGAAGACCACGCCGTTCATGGCGTTGCTGCTGATGGCGGGCCTGGCACTGGTGCCGGACGACCTGCTCAAGGCCGCCGCGATGGACGGGGCGAACGCCTGGCAGCGGTTCATCAAGGTGATGGTGCCGGTGATGAAGCCGGCGATCCTGGTCGCCCTGCTGTTCCGCACGCTGGACGCCTTCCGCATCTTCGACAACATCTTCGTGCTCACCGGTGGGCAGAACGACACCTCATCGGTCTCCATGATCACCTACAACAACCTGCTCCAGGGGTTGAACATGGGCATCGGGTCGACGATGTCCGTGCTGATCTTCGTCGCGGTCGCGCTCATCGCGTTCATCTTCATCAAGTTGTTCGGCACCGCCGCACCGGGGAGCGATCAGGGAGGTAAGCGCTGA
- a CDS encoding carbohydrate ABC transporter permease: MVMGTSITTGRKARWAFIDILVVAYALVPVLWIASLSFKTKDTLDDGNFIPAEWTLENYANIFVTDQFIRALVNSIGIALIATAIAVTLGAMAAYAVARLDFPGKRLLIGVSLLVAMFPQISLVTPLFNIEQALGLYDTWPGLILPYITFALPLAIYTLSAFFREIPWELEKAAKMDGATPGQAFRRVIAPLAAPGVFTSAILVFILCWNDFLFAISLTSTEASRTVPAALAFFTGDSQFEDPTGSIAAAAVVITIPIIVFVLFFQRRIVAGLTSGAVKG; the protein is encoded by the coding sequence ATGGTCATGGGAACCTCGATCACCACCGGCCGCAAGGCCCGGTGGGCGTTCATCGACATCCTGGTGGTGGCCTACGCCCTCGTCCCGGTGCTGTGGATCGCCTCGCTGTCGTTCAAGACCAAGGACACGCTGGACGACGGGAACTTCATCCCGGCGGAATGGACGCTGGAGAACTACGCGAACATCTTCGTCACCGACCAGTTCATCCGGGCGCTGGTCAACTCGATCGGGATCGCGCTGATCGCCACGGCCATCGCGGTGACCCTCGGCGCGATGGCCGCCTACGCGGTGGCCAGGCTGGACTTCCCCGGCAAGCGGCTGCTGATCGGCGTCTCCCTGCTGGTCGCGATGTTCCCGCAGATCTCGCTGGTGACCCCGCTGTTCAACATCGAGCAGGCGCTGGGCCTCTACGACACCTGGCCGGGCCTGATCCTGCCGTACATCACCTTCGCGCTGCCGCTGGCGATCTACACGCTGTCGGCCTTCTTCCGGGAGATCCCCTGGGAGCTGGAGAAGGCGGCGAAGATGGACGGGGCGACCCCGGGCCAGGCGTTCCGGCGGGTGATCGCCCCGCTGGCCGCGCCGGGCGTGTTCACCAGCGCGATCCTGGTGTTCATCCTGTGCTGGAACGACTTCCTGTTCGCCATCTCGCTGACGTCCACGGAGGCGTCCCGCACGGTGCCGGCGGCACTGGCGTTCTTCACCGGGGACTCGCAGTTCGAGGACCCGACCGGCTCGATCGCCGCGGCGGCCGTGGTGATCACCATTCCGATCATCGTGTTCGTATTGTTCTTCCAGCGCCGGATCGTCGCGGGGCTGACCTCCGGTGCGGTTAAGGGGTAG
- a CDS encoding ABC transporter substrate-binding protein has translation MGKVSAGTRPGRGRRPVVLLGAAALTGSLLAGCGSDGGLKINVYYAPEDNFQTVVDNCTEQANGRYEVVYHKLPRGADGQREQMVRRLAAGDEALDILGLDVTWVPEFAEAGWIEEWQGQDKARVESGVLPGPLETATWENKLYAAPKNTNVQLLWYDDRITPQPPATWDEMIAEAQRLKAQGKPHQVLFTGAQYEGLVVVYNTLVESAGGRILSEDGKSVVMDEGAIRALELLKEVTSSGITDPSLTNMKEDEVRQAFQRGDGAFELNWPFVYASYASEQPEDLEHFKWARYPAVDPSIPSKTTIGGYNLAVSSHSQHKPEAFEAALCLRSAENQKFSALQDGVPPTIEALYSDPVPLDPSRPADAEDNPSMATKYPMKDTILEALKDAAVRPLTPVYQNLSIVMAKVLSPPSEIDPQATAEELRDKLGAALDSKGIIP, from the coding sequence ATGGGGAAGGTCAGCGCAGGGACCCGGCCAGGACGCGGCAGGCGCCCGGTCGTCCTGCTCGGCGCCGCCGCGCTCACGGGGAGCCTGCTCGCCGGCTGCGGTTCGGACGGCGGCCTCAAGATCAACGTCTACTACGCGCCCGAGGACAACTTCCAGACCGTCGTCGACAACTGCACCGAGCAGGCGAACGGTCGCTACGAGGTCGTCTACCACAAGCTGCCCCGCGGTGCCGACGGCCAGCGGGAGCAGATGGTGCGCAGACTCGCCGCGGGCGACGAGGCGCTGGACATCCTCGGCCTGGACGTCACCTGGGTGCCGGAGTTCGCCGAGGCGGGCTGGATCGAGGAGTGGCAGGGCCAGGACAAGGCCCGGGTGGAGAGCGGCGTCCTTCCCGGCCCGCTGGAGACCGCCACCTGGGAGAACAAGCTCTACGCCGCGCCGAAGAACACCAACGTCCAGCTGCTCTGGTACGACGACCGGATCACCCCGCAGCCGCCCGCGACCTGGGACGAGATGATCGCGGAGGCGCAACGGCTCAAGGCGCAGGGCAAGCCGCACCAGGTCCTGTTCACCGGCGCCCAGTACGAGGGCCTGGTGGTCGTCTACAACACCCTGGTCGAGTCCGCGGGCGGGCGCATCCTCTCCGAGGACGGCAAGTCGGTGGTCATGGACGAGGGTGCGATCCGGGCACTCGAGCTGCTCAAGGAGGTCACCTCCTCCGGGATCACCGACCCCTCGCTGACCAACATGAAGGAGGACGAGGTACGCCAGGCCTTCCAGCGTGGCGACGGCGCCTTCGAGCTCAACTGGCCGTTCGTCTACGCCTCCTACGCCTCGGAGCAGCCCGAGGACCTGGAGCACTTCAAGTGGGCCCGCTACCCCGCCGTGGACCCGTCCATCCCGAGCAAGACCACCATCGGCGGGTACAACCTCGCGGTCAGCTCCCACTCGCAACACAAGCCGGAGGCCTTCGAGGCGGCGCTGTGCCTGCGCAGCGCCGAGAACCAGAAGTTCTCCGCGCTGCAGGACGGTGTGCCGCCCACCATCGAGGCGCTCTACTCCGACCCGGTGCCGCTGGATCCGAGCCGGCCGGCGGACGCCGAGGACAACCCGAGCATGGCGACCAAGTACCCGATGAAGGACACGATCCTCGAGGCGCTCAAGGACGCCGCGGTCCGCCCGTTGACCCCGGTGTACCAGAACCTGTCCATTGTGATGGCCAAGGTGCTCTCCCCGCCCTCGGAGATCGATCCACAGGCCACCGCGGAGGAACTGCGCGACAAGCTCGGCGCCGCGCTCGATTCGAAGGGGATCATCCCGTGA
- a CDS encoding RHS repeat-associated core domain-containing protein produces MALAAVIAANVLVAVSAPSVATAAGGPSVPLPDTDSVPVSEQSMEPRLPDEVSRDALHGDQPAGDPGGGNAGSGTHTATSLSPSATWDVSAQTGSFAWSYPLRVPPAPGELTPELALSYSSSKVDGLTSASNTQASWVGDGWSFWPGFIERSYGSCAEDLPGEPKDNPFDLCWRSDNAMLSFGGSGSRLIRDEGTGVWRPEQDDGSRIERLTGAGNGDNNGEYWKVTDTEGTQYFYGSKSAAKSTWTVPVYGDDAGEPCHAGGFDDSFCTQAYRWNLDKVIDANGNMITYTYQTESNKYGRNKNDTPTSYVRGGWLERIEYGLRAGEPTPASGRVLLSTADRCVPGSTCTPDKEENWPEVPWRLNCDGDTCEDYQQSPSFWSTKRLSKITTQVRQDDGYRDVDSWTLRHEYPDPGDGEKPALWLAGVTHTGHVGGTAELPEVTFEGVKKPNRVKAIDGHAALIRYRMNAIVSESGGVTSIKYAEPDCSADSLPDKPETNSKRCFPVTWSAPYSAERTDYFHKYVVESVTQLDRLGSSVGDVTSYEYLDGAAWHYGRSELTEDEDKTWNEFRGFGRVRIRKGSGHDGPVTLTENRYFRGLNGDKLPDGTRSVSVTDSEGGSYPDHDWLSGVQLETITYNGEGGPVVGKTITEPSWQGPTATRGDLKAYLVNTGVERTITPLETGGNRITRIETEYDDKGMPTEVDDLGEVGNPEDDLCTRTSYARNTDRWLLSFPKQTETVSAHCGATPSYPDDAVSGTRNSYDGQTFGAAPTKGNVTRTEELSERTAQEATYVTTETVSYDGYGRPAEVKDALNRSTTTEYTSTAGGPVTKTVVTNAKGHATTTTLDPAWGKPVKVVDANGNTTEVTYDALGRKTDVWLPIRLRSKHDRGSYEYSYRISRDEPSVVTTTKVGPNGFYTTSKQLYDGLLRLRQTQTPAPGGGRLLTDTRYDSAGRTYYSTKPYFNDAALDDKLWSATDAEIPGLTVQEFDGAGRVVAKVFKGGGIEKWRTEVHYGGDRVHIDPPQGGTATTIVNDARGRTIELRQYHSGSPEGDYDSTAYTHTPAGELASLTDPGGNVWRYEYDLRGRKTTIEDPDKGVTTKSYDVAGQVTTSTDARDTTLAYAYDVLGRKTALHEGSLDGPKRAEWVYDTASWGKGKLAKSIRWINGEPYTKKVSVYDGLFRPLKTQVVIPESEEELAGTYTSYAAYHQDGSLRGIDYAAAGDMPTESYSTSYDDLGNPLSTSGGLNGQGITPYVTGTEYTRYGEVQRVQLGAGSKRTWLSRYYEEHTRRLARTIVDAELPQPMQSDVNYTYDPAGNITSIADTPREQQADVQCFRYDYLRRMTEAWTPNSDCAADPSTGSLGGPAPYWKSFSYDKVGNRVSATDHSADGDTVQSYTYPDGGHELNSVATEGPGGTSLQEFGYDETGNTVRRQVAGNEQDLEWDAEGNLVKTTEGEKVTEFAYDANGERLLRRTPDGATLYLPGQELSWDSASGETTTTRYYQHGSSTVAMRTDGAGVTWLLSDHQGTARFAVDAQAMQVTQRRQLPFGGRRGAEVDFPGEKGFVGGTIDESAGLVTLGARQYDPALGRFLSVDPLMDPSDPQQMHGYTYSSNNPITFSDPTGLAPRCDWHSCTGHRDPYPEANGRNERPDIKPRIGGESSPRRKSRPAAASKPSRKSSCTSVKYCGAKPSVPTVSMTPAEVAHAILDLAGLIPGLGEAADGVNCIWYGAEGDALNSSLSCAAMVPIGGMAATGGKLIGKSVDAGRGGRRAGCPGNSFVSGTMVLLADGTRKPIEDLELGDVVWASDPETGESGPRRVVATHVGRDRKDLVEITVDVDRGDKTGTIVATKDHPFWVDEHGGLIAVSSVDAVTSGTNDDWVTAAELDPGDELLTRDGEQVRVASVRRHTATRTVHNLTIEGIHTYHVLAGGPSLLVHNSNCPNGKLSDPLPRGMNNKIASAYDDVKAGRLTSHDTYAGREHRWWAGAKEYRVPGRPETERILEKELDNGVKVYGWTSTHYQKIQRFGAPHFPDSGWGK; encoded by the coding sequence GTGGCGTTGGCGGCGGTCATCGCGGCGAACGTGCTCGTCGCGGTCAGCGCCCCGTCCGTGGCGACCGCCGCCGGTGGCCCGTCGGTGCCGTTGCCGGATACGGATTCGGTTCCGGTGTCCGAGCAGTCGATGGAGCCACGGCTGCCGGACGAGGTGAGTCGGGACGCGCTACATGGTGACCAACCTGCGGGCGATCCCGGTGGTGGTAACGCGGGAAGCGGCACGCACACGGCGACCTCGTTGTCGCCATCCGCTACCTGGGACGTTTCGGCGCAGACTGGTAGTTTTGCCTGGTCCTACCCGCTCCGGGTGCCGCCCGCACCGGGTGAGCTGACCCCGGAACTGGCGCTGTCCTACTCCTCGTCGAAGGTAGACGGGCTCACCAGCGCCAGCAACACGCAGGCGTCCTGGGTCGGCGACGGGTGGAGCTTCTGGCCGGGCTTCATCGAACGCAGCTACGGCAGTTGCGCCGAGGATCTGCCAGGCGAACCCAAGGACAACCCGTTCGACCTGTGCTGGCGCAGCGACAACGCCATGCTGTCCTTCGGCGGGTCCGGTTCCAGGTTAATCCGGGATGAGGGCACCGGGGTATGGCGGCCGGAGCAGGACGACGGCTCCCGGATCGAGCGACTGACCGGAGCCGGGAACGGGGACAACAATGGGGAGTACTGGAAGGTCACTGATACCGAGGGAACCCAGTACTTCTATGGCTCGAAATCCGCAGCAAAGTCGACCTGGACAGTACCGGTCTATGGTGACGACGCGGGCGAGCCTTGCCACGCAGGTGGTTTCGACGACTCGTTCTGCACCCAGGCATACCGCTGGAACCTGGACAAGGTGATCGACGCCAACGGCAATATGATCACATACACATATCAGACGGAGAGCAACAAGTACGGGCGCAACAAGAACGACACGCCGACTTCCTATGTTCGGGGTGGCTGGCTGGAACGGATCGAGTACGGACTCCGTGCGGGAGAGCCCACTCCGGCCTCCGGCAGGGTGTTGCTCAGCACGGCCGATCGATGTGTGCCTGGTTCGACCTGTACGCCGGACAAGGAGGAGAACTGGCCGGAAGTGCCGTGGCGGTTGAACTGCGACGGCGACACCTGCGAGGACTACCAGCAGTCCCCGAGCTTCTGGTCCACTAAACGGCTGAGCAAGATCACCACCCAGGTTCGGCAGGATGATGGCTACCGTGACGTGGATTCGTGGACGCTGCGGCACGAGTACCCGGATCCCGGCGACGGGGAGAAACCCGCGTTGTGGCTTGCGGGCGTGACGCACACCGGGCACGTCGGAGGTACCGCGGAGTTGCCCGAGGTGACCTTCGAAGGAGTTAAGAAACCGAACCGGGTGAAGGCGATCGATGGGCACGCGGCGTTGATCCGTTATCGGATGAACGCGATCGTCTCCGAGTCCGGTGGGGTCACTTCGATCAAGTATGCCGAACCGGATTGTTCGGCTGATTCGTTGCCGGACAAGCCGGAGACGAACAGCAAGCGTTGCTTCCCGGTCACCTGGTCCGCGCCGTACTCGGCCGAACGGACCGACTACTTCCACAAGTATGTGGTGGAGTCGGTGACCCAGCTCGACCGGCTCGGCAGCTCGGTCGGTGATGTGACCAGCTACGAGTACCTGGATGGTGCCGCGTGGCACTACGGCCGTTCCGAGCTGACCGAGGACGAGGACAAGACGTGGAACGAGTTCCGCGGCTTCGGCCGGGTCCGGATTCGGAAAGGTAGCGGCCACGACGGGCCGGTCACGCTCACCGAGAACCGGTACTTCCGTGGATTGAACGGGGACAAGTTGCCGGACGGCACACGATCGGTCTCGGTCACCGATTCCGAAGGCGGTAGCTATCCGGACCACGACTGGCTGTCCGGCGTCCAGCTGGAGACCATCACCTACAACGGCGAAGGCGGACCGGTGGTGGGGAAGACCATCACCGAACCCAGCTGGCAGGGCCCAACGGCCACCCGAGGTGATCTAAAAGCATACCTGGTCAACACCGGGGTAGAGCGGACCATTACCCCACTCGAGACCGGTGGTAACCGGATCACCCGCATCGAGACGGAGTATGACGACAAAGGCATGCCGACAGAGGTCGACGACCTGGGCGAGGTCGGAAACCCGGAAGACGATCTCTGCACCCGGACCAGTTACGCACGCAACACCGACCGATGGTTGCTGTCCTTCCCGAAGCAGACCGAGACCGTGTCGGCACACTGCGGGGCCACACCCAGCTACCCGGATGACGCGGTGTCGGGAACCCGAAATTCCTACGACGGCCAGACGTTCGGTGCCGCGCCGACCAAGGGAAACGTTACCCGCACAGAGGAGCTGAGCGAACGCACCGCACAAGAGGCCACCTACGTCACCACGGAGACCGTGAGTTACGACGGGTACGGCCGGCCGGCCGAGGTCAAGGACGCGTTGAACCGGAGCACGACGACGGAGTACACCTCGACTGCCGGTGGCCCGGTGACCAAGACCGTCGTAACCAATGCCAAGGGACATGCGACGACAACCACGCTCGACCCCGCTTGGGGGAAGCCGGTGAAGGTCGTGGACGCCAACGGCAACACCACTGAGGTCACCTATGACGCCTTGGGACGCAAAACCGACGTATGGCTGCCGATCCGGCTCAGGTCAAAACACGACCGGGGTAGTTACGAGTATTCCTACCGGATCTCGCGCGACGAGCCGTCGGTGGTGACCACCACGAAGGTTGGTCCCAACGGTTTCTACACCACCAGCAAGCAACTCTACGATGGCCTGCTGCGGCTCCGGCAGACGCAAACGCCCGCGCCAGGTGGCGGCCGGTTGCTGACCGACACTCGCTATGACTCGGCGGGCCGGACTTACTACAGCACCAAGCCGTATTTCAACGACGCCGCGTTGGACGACAAGCTGTGGTCGGCCACTGATGCCGAGATCCCTGGCTTGACTGTGCAGGAGTTCGACGGTGCGGGCCGGGTGGTCGCCAAGGTGTTCAAGGGCGGCGGCATCGAGAAGTGGCGCACCGAGGTCCACTACGGCGGAGACCGGGTACATATCGACCCGCCGCAGGGTGGGACCGCGACCACGATTGTCAACGACGCGCGCGGTCGCACCATCGAGTTGCGGCAGTACCACTCCGGTAGCCCGGAGGGCGACTACGACAGCACCGCGTACACCCATACGCCGGCAGGGGAGTTGGCGAGCCTCACCGACCCCGGCGGGAACGTGTGGCGGTACGAGTACGACCTGCGTGGACGCAAGACCACGATCGAGGACCCCGACAAGGGGGTCACGACCAAGTCCTATGACGTTGCCGGTCAGGTAACCACCAGTACCGACGCGCGCGATACGACCTTGGCCTACGCCTACGACGTCCTGGGACGTAAGACCGCGTTGCACGAGGGTTCGCTGGATGGCCCAAAACGCGCCGAATGGGTGTACGACACTGCTAGTTGGGGCAAAGGGAAGTTGGCCAAGTCGATCCGCTGGATCAACGGGGAGCCCTACACGAAGAAGGTGTCGGTCTACGACGGACTATTCCGGCCGCTGAAAACACAGGTGGTGATCCCGGAATCCGAGGAAGAGCTTGCCGGTACGTATACGTCCTATGCTGCGTATCACCAGGACGGCAGCCTGCGTGGCATCGACTATGCGGCTGCAGGCGACATGCCTACGGAATCGTACAGCACGAGCTATGACGATCTTGGTAATCCCCTGAGCACCAGTGGCGGGCTGAATGGCCAAGGTATAACCCCTTACGTCACCGGCACCGAGTACACGCGGTATGGCGAGGTGCAGCGGGTGCAGCTCGGTGCGGGTAGTAAACGTACTTGGCTGTCGCGTTACTACGAGGAGCACACCCGTCGGCTGGCGCGGACGATCGTGGATGCCGAGTTGCCCCAGCCGATGCAGTCGGATGTGAACTACACCTACGATCCGGCGGGCAACATCACCTCGATCGCGGACACCCCGCGCGAGCAGCAGGCCGACGTTCAGTGCTTCCGGTACGACTACCTGCGACGGATGACCGAGGCATGGACCCCGAACAGCGACTGCGCAGCTGATCCGTCGACAGGCTCGCTGGGTGGCCCGGCTCCGTACTGGAAGTCGTTCAGCTATGACAAAGTCGGCAACCGGGTGTCGGCCACCGACCACTCCGCGGACGGCGACACCGTCCAGAGCTACACCTACCCGGATGGTGGGCACGAGCTGAATTCGGTGGCCACTGAGGGGCCAGGCGGTACGAGCCTGCAGGAATTCGGCTACGACGAAACCGGGAACACCGTTCGTCGCCAGGTCGCGGGTAACGAGCAGGATCTCGAGTGGGACGCCGAGGGGAACCTGGTCAAGACCACTGAGGGAGAGAAGGTCACCGAGTTCGCCTATGACGCGAACGGTGAGCGGCTGTTGCGGCGAACCCCGGACGGCGCGACGTTGTACCTGCCGGGGCAGGAGCTGAGCTGGGATTCGGCGAGTGGTGAGACGACGACCACGAGGTACTACCAGCACGGGTCCTCGACGGTGGCGATGCGTACGGATGGTGCCGGGGTTACCTGGCTGCTGAGTGACCATCAGGGCACGGCTCGGTTCGCTGTGGACGCGCAGGCCATGCAGGTGACTCAGCGTCGGCAGTTGCCGTTCGGCGGGCGTCGTGGTGCCGAGGTGGACTTCCCTGGGGAGAAGGGTTTCGTCGGTGGCACGATCGACGAGTCGGCGGGGCTCGTGACGCTGGGCGCCAGGCAGTATGACCCGGCGCTGGGCCGGTTCCTGTCGGTGGACCCGCTGATGGATCCGAGCGATCCGCAGCAGATGCACGGCTACACCTATTCCAGTAACAACCCGATCACCTTCTCCGACCCGACGGGGTTGGCTCCGCGGTGTGACTGGCACAGTTGCACTGGTCACCGGGATCCCTATCCTGAGGCGAACGGTCGTAACGAGCGGCCCGATATCAAGCCGAGGATCGGCGGCGAAAGTAGTCCGCGTAGAAAGTCTCGCCCGGCTGCTGCGAGTAAACCTTCCAGGAAATCGTCGTGTACCTCGGTCAAATACTGTGGTGCTAAGCCGAGTGTGCCCACCGTCAGCATGACGCCGGCGGAGGTTGCACACGCCATACTTGACCTTGCCGGTCTTATCCCAGGCCTGGGGGAAGCCGCGGATGGCGTCAACTGCATCTGGTACGGGGCTGAGGGTGATGCCCTCAATTCGAGCCTCTCGTGTGCCGCGATGGTCCCGATTGGTGGTATGGCTGCCACCGGCGGAAAGCTCATCGGCAAGAGCGTTGATGCGGGGCGCGGTGGGCGTCGGGCAGGGTGCCCAGGAAACAGCTTTGTTTCGGGCACGATGGTGTTGCTGGCCGATGGCACGCGGAAGCCGATCGAGGATCTTGAGCTTGGCGACGTGGTGTGGGCGTCTGATCCGGAGACGGGTGAGTCCGGTCCACGTCGGGTCGTGGCCACGCATGTCGGCCGGGATCGGAAGGACCTGGTCGAGATCACGGTCGACGTCGACCGTGGCGACAAGACCGGGACGATAGTCGCCACGAAGGATCACCCGTTCTGGGTCGACGAGCACGGCGGTCTCATCGCGGTATCCAGTGTCGATGCCGTCACGTCGGGCACAAACGATGACTGGGTTACTGCGGCTGAGCTCGACCCGGGCGACGAGCTCCTCACTCGCGATGGCGAGCAGGTGCGGGTCGCGTCCGTCCGCCGTCACACGGCGACACGCACGGTCCACAACCTCACCATCGAAGGCATCCACACCTACCATGTGCTGGCGGGCGGGCCTTCATTGCTCGTTCACAACAGCAATTGCCCTAACGGGAAACTGTCGGATCCTCTGCCCAGGGGGATGAACAACAAAATTGCTTCGGCCTATGATGATGTGAAGGCAGGGCGCCTAACCTCGCATGACACGTATGCGGGGCGCGAGCATCGGTGGTGGGCAGGAGCTAAAGAGTATCGCGTACCTGGTCGGCCGGAGACCGAAAGAATTTTGGAAAAGGAGTTGGATAACGGTGTCAAAGTTTACGGTTGGACGTCTACGCACTACCAGAAGATTCAACGCTTCGGTGCACCTCACTTCCCTGATTCGGGATGGGGCAAGTAA
- a CDS encoding general stress protein has product MIVTGPFSSAGRRPAGGQPRLPTPPTGWPIGSYETYEEAQRAVDYLADSDFAVQDVTIVGVDLMLVERVIGRLSWGKVLGTGAVSGAWFGLFVGLLLGMFGTSGGNTFAPILVGLLSGVLFGLVFAAISYASTKGRRDFSSASQLVAGRYDVLCQPRNAERGRDLLAKLAMGRPGTA; this is encoded by the coding sequence TTGATCGTGACCGGTCCGTTCTCGTCCGCAGGACGTCGTCCCGCGGGAGGCCAGCCGCGCCTCCCGACGCCGCCGACCGGCTGGCCGATCGGCTCATACGAGACCTACGAGGAGGCCCAGCGGGCCGTCGACTACCTCGCCGACTCTGACTTCGCCGTGCAGGACGTCACCATTGTGGGTGTCGACCTGATGCTGGTCGAGCGGGTGATCGGCAGGTTGTCCTGGGGCAAGGTGCTCGGTACCGGGGCGGTGTCCGGTGCCTGGTTCGGCCTGTTCGTCGGCCTGCTGCTCGGGATGTTCGGCACCTCGGGGGGCAACACGTTCGCGCCCATTCTGGTCGGTCTGCTTTCCGGTGTGCTGTTCGGCCTGGTGTTCGCCGCGATCAGCTACGCCTCGACCAAGGGGAGGCGCGACTTCTCCTCCGCCAGCCAGCTCGTCGCGGGCCGCTACGACGTGCTGTGCCAGCCGCGCAACGCCGAGCGGGGCCGCGATCTGCTCGCCAAGCTGGCCATGGGACGGCCCGGCACCGCATAA
- a CDS encoding barstar family protein, with protein sequence MIEADFPLYMVVDEDSGDVLLAAEEVDGFFVSQEQGSPEVVFRGVHSLDKGRRRTEDANLQILSRESGKIGEYFIGRVALGDTVVKSSDGKISSVSCYVFDNRCEYPEAARIWRRWALGPAVEEGEWIQLSTGCLDAWLHVVQNSWFVLNSDAACRGSDKVADLDGTYITTSQKFFCALGEAVNGPGGYFGSNLDALADCIHSSLDRGVSLRIIWRNYKLSRESLDHYFLDSVTAIMREFGIDFTAC encoded by the coding sequence GTGATTGAGGCAGATTTTCCGTTATACATGGTGGTCGACGAGGATTCTGGAGATGTGCTTCTCGCGGCCGAAGAAGTAGATGGGTTCTTTGTCAGTCAGGAACAAGGGTCGCCGGAAGTGGTCTTTCGGGGTGTGCATAGCCTCGACAAAGGCAGGCGAAGGACTGAGGATGCGAACTTGCAGATCTTGAGTCGTGAGAGTGGTAAGATCGGCGAGTACTTCATTGGTCGAGTGGCGCTCGGGGACACAGTTGTAAAATCCTCAGACGGTAAGATTTCAAGCGTTTCATGTTATGTATTTGATAATCGTTGTGAGTATCCCGAGGCTGCAAGAATTTGGCGAAGATGGGCGTTGGGTCCTGCTGTAGAAGAGGGCGAATGGATTCAATTGTCGACAGGCTGTCTGGATGCATGGTTGCACGTAGTTCAAAATTCTTGGTTTGTCTTGAATAGTGATGCTGCCTGCCGTGGATCTGATAAGGTTGCGGATTTAGATGGCACGTATATAACTACAAGTCAGAAATTTTTCTGCGCATTGGGTGAGGCGGTTAATGGTCCAGGTGGATACTTTGGATCAAATTTGGATGCACTCGCCGACTGCATTCATTCAAGCCTTGATCGCGGTGTTTCATTGAGAATTATTTGGCGAAATTATAAGCTGTCCCGCGAGTCGCTTGATCACTACTTTTTAGATTCGGTTACTGCGATCATGCGTGAATTTGGTATAGATTTTACTGCTTGCTGA